Proteins from a single region of Runella sp. SP2:
- a CDS encoding AAA family ATPase, which yields MNQEIAGVYLSKVTISDFHCFKGENEINFTRPNGRYQQWNVILGNNNTGKTTILRLLSGLSATRIVGNRNTLNLVPGFLKHFRAMWDLSLVSPIFGVKSALQQTKDNSFTAFSSPWLYRKNDTGNIITDRIELNHDDYKLLEKLKFYGYGTFRKMSETYRGEIDNIYEDEVTGLFYDNYELDNAEIWLLQLDYAAKSGVANAAAILEKLKTVLTSGLLPDVKSIELKSELDEKTNSVKNYALFDTDYGKVRLAGLGYGYQSTMAWVVDLAKKLFERYPQLDNPLTGPAIVLVDEIDLHLHPDWQRKIIKHLSGIFPNTQFIVTAHSPLVVQSAEDINLIILEKGENGQTHIRQEFGTYQGWTIEEILQDLMGLGEKTLSDKYLHFLNEFDAGLDSDDYPRAKAAYEELIRLLHPTSSQRKLLKLQLGAIAPATV from the coding sequence ATGAACCAAGAAATCGCAGGCGTTTATTTAAGTAAAGTGACCATTTCAGACTTTCACTGTTTCAAAGGAGAGAATGAAATCAACTTCACTCGCCCTAACGGACGTTATCAGCAGTGGAATGTAATTTTAGGAAATAATAATACGGGAAAGACAACGATTTTGAGATTGTTGAGTGGGTTGAGTGCTACAAGGATAGTTGGCAACCGTAATACACTAAATCTAGTCCCTGGTTTTCTTAAACACTTCAGGGCAATGTGGGATTTATCTTTAGTCTCTCCAATATTTGGGGTAAAGTCAGCGCTTCAACAAACTAAGGATAATTCGTTTACGGCATTTTCCTCTCCTTGGTTATATCGTAAAAATGATACAGGAAATATTATTACTGATCGCATAGAGTTAAATCATGATGACTATAAATTACTTGAAAAATTAAAATTTTACGGATATGGCACTTTTAGGAAGATGTCAGAAACTTATAGGGGTGAAATAGATAACATTTATGAAGATGAAGTTACGGGTCTTTTTTATGATAATTATGAACTTGATAACGCAGAAATATGGCTCTTACAGCTAGATTATGCGGCAAAAAGTGGAGTAGCAAACGCAGCTGCTATTTTAGAAAAACTGAAAACAGTGCTCACCAGTGGGCTTTTACCCGATGTCAAATCCATCGAATTAAAATCAGAACTTGACGAAAAAACCAATAGCGTTAAAAACTACGCCCTCTTTGACACCGATTATGGTAAAGTTCGGTTAGCAGGACTAGGGTACGGTTATCAATCAACCATGGCGTGGGTCGTGGATTTGGCCAAAAAGTTATTTGAACGCTATCCTCAGCTTGATAATCCCCTCACTGGCCCTGCCATCGTTTTGGTCGATGAAATAGACTTGCACCTACACCCCGACTGGCAGCGTAAAATCATTAAGCATTTAAGCGGCATTTTCCCAAATACCCAATTTATCGTCACCGCGCATAGTCCGTTAGTGGTACAATCGGCGGAAGATATTAACCTGATTATTTTAGAAAAAGGGGAAAACGGTCAGACCCATATTCGTCAGGAGTTTGGCACGTACCAAGGCTGGACCATCGAAGAGATTTTACAGGATTTAATGGGCTTAGGAGAAAAAACACTGTCCGACAAATACTTACACTTCTTGAATGAGTTTGATGCAGGTCTCGACTCGGATGATTATCCTAGAGCTAAAGCAGCCTATGAAGAGCTCATCCGACTTTTACATCCTACCAGTAGCCAACGAAAACTTCTCAAATTGCAGTTAGGAGCCATTGCCCCCGCCACCGTATGA
- a CDS encoding S9 family peptidase, translating to MRKYLLLLFCGIISSSLFAQKKPKKTTPPPAPIEKKALTHDVYDFWKDIPERVVSNNGQWFGYALNPQEGDGKVIFQNFVTNQIDSVARGGELRFSNDSEIAVFKIKPQLSATKAAKRAKKKKDEMPKDSLGIYALSTKKLSKFPAIQSFKLPEKGSEWVAYLGESPKVKPDTTKKAPTRRAKRESDENGYRLVMRMLKTNTERAFGFVTDYEVSKNGKRLAFATSGSDSTKAGVYVFETASNQLQQVYEGHSKHKFKKLSFDENGEQLAFIADLDTNSKAQIRLPKLFYWKAGQATAARLADEANQPAAQGWLVSGEYTPRFAKDGSKLFFGTNPKPIVQDTTLLTEEIVNVEVWHWQDERLQTQQKVSLERDKKQSYLAVAHLNDLKLTQLGTLEVPDVTLVNEGNADFAVGKSDRRYSHQHWDWNPVEDAYIISLRDGSKKMAKEKIEGSTRTSPEGKYLYWFSNPDTAWFAHDIAANQTIQLTNNKTVKYADEEDDHPDFPNPYGIAGWTKNDQYLLIYDRFDIWQIDPKKPTSLVKLTDGRAAKNQYRYVRLDAEERNIDLGKPLLLRTVNETTRQEGFSQLTGSTIQRLYEGDFKVGMAVLKAKDADRVLFTKETFKEYPDWYATDLSFKNVKRVTEANAQQANYWWGSVEIVNWRAGDGTPLQGLLYKPENFDPTKKYPMMTYFYEKNSENIHTHYAPRPIRSYINFSYFTSNGYVVFVPDIVYKDGYPGQSAYNCIVPGVLSMIDKGFVDKDKIGISGHSWGGYQTAYLVTQTNLFRAAEAGAPVSNMTSAYGGIRWDSGMSRQAQYERTQSRIGGTLWEKPMQYLENSPLFHAPKIATPVLMMHNDDDGAVPWYQGIEFYMALKRLNKPVWMLNYNGEKHGLTKRQNMKDFAVRLYQYFDHYLKDAPAPEWMSEGLPMVEKGIRQGLSPISSQKASQLGSGSQK from the coding sequence ATGAGAAAGTATTTACTTCTTCTCTTTTGCGGAATAATCAGTTCGTCATTATTCGCCCAAAAGAAACCCAAAAAAACAACGCCGCCCCCCGCGCCGATTGAAAAAAAAGCCCTTACTCACGATGTGTACGACTTTTGGAAAGACATCCCTGAGCGCGTCGTCAGCAACAATGGGCAATGGTTTGGCTATGCCCTCAACCCGCAAGAAGGCGACGGGAAAGTCATTTTTCAAAATTTTGTCACCAACCAAATCGACTCGGTGGCACGAGGCGGCGAATTGCGTTTTTCCAACGATTCGGAAATTGCCGTTTTTAAAATCAAGCCCCAATTGAGCGCGACCAAAGCGGCCAAACGGGCAAAAAAGAAAAAGGACGAAATGCCAAAGGATTCGCTGGGAATCTATGCACTTTCGACCAAAAAACTCAGCAAATTTCCTGCCATTCAGTCGTTTAAATTACCCGAAAAAGGCAGCGAGTGGGTTGCGTACCTAGGCGAAAGCCCCAAAGTAAAGCCTGACACCACCAAAAAAGCCCCCACAAGACGCGCCAAACGCGAATCGGACGAAAATGGTTACCGCTTGGTGATGCGTATGCTTAAAACCAATACCGAACGAGCTTTCGGGTTCGTGACCGATTATGAAGTAAGCAAAAACGGCAAACGTTTGGCATTTGCAACCTCAGGCAGTGATTCTACCAAAGCGGGGGTTTATGTCTTTGAAACTGCTTCTAACCAACTCCAACAGGTCTATGAAGGGCATTCAAAACACAAGTTTAAAAAGCTTTCTTTTGACGAAAATGGCGAACAATTGGCTTTCATTGCTGATTTGGATACCAACAGCAAAGCCCAAATTCGTTTGCCCAAATTATTCTACTGGAAAGCGGGTCAAGCTACTGCCGCTCGCCTCGCCGATGAGGCAAACCAACCTGCGGCGCAAGGATGGCTCGTGAGTGGCGAATACACCCCTCGTTTTGCCAAAGATGGTTCTAAGTTGTTTTTTGGTACCAACCCCAAGCCCATCGTACAAGACACCACCTTGCTTACCGAAGAAATTGTCAACGTAGAAGTATGGCATTGGCAAGACGAACGCCTTCAAACCCAACAAAAAGTGAGCCTCGAACGCGACAAAAAACAGTCGTATTTAGCAGTTGCTCACCTCAACGACCTAAAATTGACGCAGTTGGGTACGTTAGAAGTTCCTGATGTTACACTTGTCAACGAAGGTAATGCTGATTTTGCCGTTGGTAAATCCGACCGTCGCTACTCGCACCAGCACTGGGATTGGAATCCCGTAGAGGATGCCTATATCATTAGCTTGCGCGATGGTTCTAAAAAAATGGCTAAAGAAAAGATAGAAGGGAGTACTCGTACCTCGCCAGAAGGTAAGTATTTGTACTGGTTTTCTAACCCTGACACCGCTTGGTTTGCGCACGACATTGCGGCCAATCAAACCATTCAGTTGACCAATAATAAAACCGTTAAATACGCCGACGAAGAAGATGATCACCCCGATTTCCCCAATCCGTACGGCATAGCGGGCTGGACTAAAAACGACCAGTATTTGTTGATATATGACCGTTTTGATATTTGGCAAATTGACCCTAAAAAGCCTACGTCGCTCGTAAAATTAACCGATGGACGCGCGGCCAAAAACCAGTATCGCTACGTACGGTTGGATGCCGAAGAGCGCAACATCGACCTTGGCAAGCCGCTTTTGTTGCGTACGGTCAACGAAACTACTCGCCAAGAAGGTTTCAGTCAGCTAACAGGCAGTACTATCCAACGTTTGTACGAAGGCGATTTTAAAGTGGGAATGGCCGTGTTGAAGGCCAAAGACGCCGACCGCGTTCTTTTCACCAAAGAAACGTTCAAAGAATATCCCGATTGGTACGCAACAGATTTGAGTTTCAAAAACGTAAAACGCGTTACCGAAGCCAATGCCCAACAAGCCAACTACTGGTGGGGAAGCGTCGAAATCGTCAATTGGCGCGCGGGTGATGGTACGCCATTGCAAGGATTACTTTACAAACCTGAGAATTTTGACCCAACCAAGAAATACCCAATGATGACGTATTTCTACGAGAAAAATTCCGAAAATATCCATACCCACTACGCCCCTCGCCCGATTCGTTCGTACATCAACTTCTCGTACTTTACCAGCAATGGGTACGTGGTTTTTGTACCTGATATTGTCTATAAAGACGGTTACCCTGGCCAAAGTGCGTACAATTGCATCGTGCCTGGCGTGTTGAGTATGATTGACAAAGGGTTTGTGGATAAAGACAAAATTGGTATCTCAGGCCACAGCTGGGGCGGCTACCAAACGGCTTACCTTGTGACCCAAACCAATTTGTTCAGAGCGGCCGAAGCAGGCGCTCCCGTCTCAAACATGACGAGTGCCTATGGCGGAATTCGCTGGGATTCAGGGATGTCGCGCCAAGCGCAGTACGAGCGTACCCAAAGCCGCATTGGTGGCACACTTTGGGAAAAGCCCATGCAATACCTCGAAAACTCGCCGCTTTTCCACGCCCCCAAAATCGCAACACCTGTGTTGATGATGCACAACGACGATGACGGCGCCGTGCCTTGGTACCAAGGGATCGAGTTTTACATGGCACTCAAGCGCCTCAACAAGCCCGTTTGGATGCTTAATTACAACGGAGAAAAACACGGATTGACAAAACGACAAAATATGAAAGATTTTGCCGTACGTTTGTACCAATATTTTGATCACTACCTCAAAGATGCACCTGCTCCCGAGTGGATGTCGGAGGGCCTTCCGATGGTCGAAAAGGGAATCCGTCAAGGACTTAGCCCTATTTCTTCTCAGAAGGCTTCGCAGCTTGGTAGTGGCTCGCAAAAATAG
- a CDS encoding lysophospholipid acyltransferase family protein, whose amino-acid sequence MYYLSAFFYYFLLIPISRLPFGVLYSIADGLSWLFFNVVGYRKQVVVENIRNSFPEKSEAEVQQIARDFYTHLCTLIIETVKAFSMTRAEFMQRVSFTGLDLLDHYAKQGKSIIIAAGHCHNYEWLVTGIDPLVKHKVMALYRPLNNRFFDEKIKQSRSKLGLNLASIYEIKSQFGEQVVGQPVAAAFAMDQSPSNPESAYWMQFLNQDTPILFGTEKYAKEYDLPVIFGHIHAQKRGYYFANFELLTDTPRETAYGEITEKMMKWLEADIRQEPASWLWSHKRWKHKRTTAQSPLSEG is encoded by the coding sequence ATGTATTATTTATCAGCTTTCTTCTACTACTTTCTACTCATTCCCATCTCTCGCCTTCCGTTTGGCGTTTTATATTCCATTGCTGATGGCCTAAGCTGGCTTTTTTTCAACGTCGTGGGTTACCGCAAACAAGTAGTTGTGGAAAATATTCGCAACTCTTTCCCCGAAAAATCAGAAGCAGAAGTACAGCAAATTGCCCGCGACTTTTACACTCATTTGTGTACACTTATCATAGAGACGGTTAAGGCATTTAGCATGACCCGTGCGGAGTTTATGCAGCGCGTTTCGTTTACGGGCTTAGACCTGCTCGACCATTATGCAAAACAAGGCAAAAGTATTATCATAGCCGCAGGGCACTGCCACAATTACGAATGGCTCGTGACGGGCATCGACCCACTCGTAAAACACAAAGTAATGGCACTGTATCGGCCATTGAACAATCGTTTTTTTGACGAAAAAATCAAGCAGAGCCGTAGCAAATTGGGATTAAACTTAGCATCGATTTACGAAATCAAATCGCAGTTTGGGGAGCAAGTGGTCGGACAGCCCGTGGCGGCGGCCTTTGCCATGGATCAATCGCCGTCCAACCCAGAGAGCGCCTACTGGATGCAGTTTTTAAACCAAGATACCCCCATTCTATTTGGCACCGAAAAATACGCCAAAGAATACGACCTTCCCGTTATTTTTGGGCACATTCACGCCCAGAAGCGCGGTTATTACTTCGCCAATTTTGAATTACTCACCGATACTCCACGCGAAACGGCCTACGGAGAAATCACCGAGAAAATGATGAAGTGGCTCGAAGCCGACATCCGCCAAGAACCTGCGAGTTGGCTCTGGAGCCACAAACGATGGAAACACAAACGCACTACCGCCCAATCGCCACTTTCCGAAGGATAG